Part of the Trichoderma asperellum chromosome 1, complete sequence genome is shown below.
CTTTAGCATATCGTTCGGGCGTGGCCAAAAGGCCCTCTCGGTTTGGGTCCTCGCCGACACATTCAAGCAGCGTTTTGACAGCTCCTTTCATACGCTCAAGTCGAGCGGCTCTCTCATCTTCGCTTTCTTCTAATCGCTGGCGCGTACCTATACTCGGTCGGCTGAGGCCATCGAAGTCAATGGCGGGACTCTCTTGTCGCGATAAGGATGTTGTTGCTTCGGATGAGGCTTGGGCTTGGTCCACATTGTCTTTTGGTCGATCCTCGGCGGCCTGACGGCGCTTCCGCTTCTTATGGTGCTTGAGTATGGGCTCGTCGCGCTGATCGCGTCCGGGCTTGCTTATGCTTGAACGTCGCACGACGTGGCTACTGGATCCGTTCGCGAGCCCTGTGCTTTCGCTGTATCCGCGCTTCTTGCTGGTAGAGCCATTGTTGCCTTTGTGTTTCTTTTCGCCGCTCGCGGATGAGCCGGGCGAATCTCGGGCATCGGTCGGGGACTGAGGGGGCATTGGGCGGCTGATGGGTCTCACAGCTCCAATGCTTTGTGTTTGATAATGCGGCctttccagctcttccagcgGCAATTAACTCAACGAGTAGTGTTGATGGCGCAAACAAAGCGAGCCGGAAAACTTGGCCGAATGATGCGTCAGACTAATCCATGTGCGCAATACCCGCTTGTCTGGCCAACATTAGTCTAGTGTCAAAGGTGTCAAAACGTCGTTTCTAGAAATGAGCACAaccacttctttttttctatattctttttctgatGCTCTCATATCATTACAAAATTttgccttctctttctccttatccccttctctcttttactATGTCTATTGGATAAATTTGGGGCAAAGCCTGAGATATGATGGTCAACCTGAGTGCGGAATAGACGTTCGCCTCTTCAAAATTTGGTCTCCATCCATCATGGCACTGTGCAGGCCGCGGGGCATGTATGGGAAGAGCAACACGGCAAGACTGCTACTGTAACCACAAACACGACTTATAACCGGCGCTCCCTCTAACTTTCTTGGAGAAATACAGGATGGCTGTCCATGAAAAAGTTAACATACTTCACCCACATATTATATGTTTTACTCTTTACCACGCGCCTCGCCAGTTCTAGACTACATGCATGTAACCCTCCAACTCCGTAGCGTCCGCATGGCTCCGGATTTTGCCTGGTACATGCGCCTTAAAGTGCTTGCCGCATTTGGGGTA
Proteins encoded:
- the GCH1_1 gene encoding GTP cyclohydrolase 1 (antiSMASH:Cluster_1.10), which translates into the protein MPPQSPTDARDSPGSSASGEKKHKGNNGSTSKKRGYSESTGLANGSSSHVVRRSSISKPGRDQRDEPILKHHKKRKRRQAAEDRPKDNVDQAQASSEATTSLSRQESPAIDFDGLSRPSIGTRQRLEESEDERAARLERMKGAVKTLLECVGEDPNREGLLATPERYAKAMMFFTQGYEQNVFDIVNGAIFQEGHNEMVIVKNIEAFALCEHHLVPFTGKIHIGYIPNNAVIGISKLPRIADMFSRRLQIQERLTKEIANAIFDILQPQGVAVVMESSHLCMVMRGVQKTSSTTITSCMLGCFERREKTRNEFLSLINVNRL